One stretch of Clostridiales bacterium DNA includes these proteins:
- a CDS encoding serine dehydratase subunit alpha family protein, giving the protein MDKTLYKSYLAILKEELLPAMGCTEPISVAYAAALARKTLGAVPERVEISVSGNILKNVKSVIVPNTGGLKGIAAAAAAGIIAGKADKKLQALEGITKSEQAEISEYLNSCEFKVNHSQSGCVFDIGVTVFSGKDNAFVRIEGYHTNVVEIEKNGEKQECIREEYVADDLTDRTVLNVKDIIEFADTVDIKDVEQLVTRQIDYNSAIANEGLTNDYGARIGKILLSAFGDGVNIRAKATAAAGSDARMNGCSLPVVIVSGSGNQGMTASLPVVVYANHLGVSREKLLRAVTLSDLVTIHLKTGIGRLSAYCGAVSAGAGAGAGISYLFGGGYEDISKTITNALAITSGLICDGAKSSCAAKIASAVDAGLTGMEMTRKGCCFRGGDGILESGVESTIDNVGDLARVGMKETDEEIIRLMIKNLD; this is encoded by the coding sequence ATGGATAAAACCTTATACAAAAGCTATTTAGCTATACTTAAAGAAGAACTTTTGCCGGCTATGGGTTGTACTGAGCCTATTTCGGTGGCGTATGCCGCCGCGCTTGCGCGCAAGACGTTGGGCGCCGTTCCCGAAAGAGTGGAAATCAGCGTAAGCGGAAATATACTTAAAAACGTTAAAAGCGTAATTGTTCCCAACACAGGCGGGCTTAAAGGAATAGCCGCGGCTGCCGCGGCAGGGATTATTGCCGGTAAAGCCGATAAAAAGCTGCAAGCGCTCGAAGGCATTACTAAATCCGAGCAGGCGGAGATTTCGGAATATCTAAACAGCTGTGAGTTCAAAGTAAATCATTCGCAGTCCGGCTGTGTTTTCGATATAGGCGTGACCGTTTTTTCGGGCAAAGATAATGCGTTCGTGCGGATAGAAGGGTATCATACCAACGTAGTGGAAATAGAAAAGAACGGCGAAAAGCAGGAATGCATCAGAGAAGAATACGTAGCCGATGATCTTACGGACAGAACGGTTCTTAACGTTAAAGATATTATCGAGTTTGCCGATACGGTCGATATTAAAGATGTCGAACAGCTTGTTACGCGCCAAATAGATTATAATTCCGCGATCGCGAACGAGGGCTTGACCAACGATTACGGCGCGAGGATAGGCAAAATCTTGCTTTCCGCGTTCGGCGACGGCGTTAATATCCGTGCCAAAGCGACTGCGGCGGCGGGTTCGGACGCGCGCATGAACGGTTGCTCATTACCGGTAGTAATAGTTTCGGGTAGCGGTAATCAGGGTATGACAGCTTCGCTTCCCGTCGTAGTTTATGCAAATCACCTCGGCGTTTCACGCGAAAAGCTTTTGCGCGCCGTCACACTGTCCGATCTTGTTACGATACATCTAAAAACGGGCATAGGCAGGCTTTCCGCATATTGCGGTGCGGTCAGCGCGGGCGCAGGTGCGGGCGCGGGGATAAGTTATCTTTTCGGCGGCGGATACGAAGATATATCCAAAACGATAACCAATGCGCTTGCGATAACATCGGGGCTTATTTGCGACGGCGCAAAGTCGAGTTGTGCGGCAAAGATCGCTTCCGCCGTCGATGCGGGACTGACGGGCATGGAAATGACGAGAAAAGGCTGCTGCTTCCGTGGTGGTGACGGCATTCTCGAAAGTGGCGTCGAGAGCACGATCGATAACGTAGGCGATCTCGCGCGCGTCGGCATGAAGGAAACGGACGAAGAAATAATCAGACTCATGATAAAAAATTTGGATTGA
- the rpoD gene encoding RNA polymerase sigma factor RpoD produces MDYALQFFEEKNVTILKDGKRAPILTSKMNNALTKLISIGKTRGFVSNVEIGERLTIECGADAQQLEEAMRIIRDSDIEITDGQVKTTELKNIESLIGGEVGTDDPVKVFLKDIGKIPLLNADEETELAKRMSDGDEDAKKRLTEANLRLVVAIAKRYVGRGMQLLDLIQEGNLGLMKAVEKFDYTKGFRFSTYATWWIRQAITRAIADQARTIRIPVHMVETINKLARTNRILVQKLGRDPTPEELAEEMDLPVERVMEIQRISQDPVSLEMPVGEEEDSHLGDFLEDEKSKAPQDFAEAGMLREQLAAVLNTLTPREEMVIRLRYGLDDAHPRTLEDVGKEFGVTRERIRQIEAKALRKLRHPNRSKRLKEFTDR; encoded by the coding sequence ATGGATTACGCGCTTCAATTTTTCGAGGAGAAAAACGTAACCATACTCAAAGACGGCAAGCGTGCGCCCATACTTACTTCCAAAATGAACAACGCGCTGACAAAGCTTATTTCGATCGGCAAGACGCGCGGGTTCGTATCCAACGTAGAGATAGGCGAGCGGCTCACTATCGAATGCGGCGCTGACGCGCAGCAGCTCGAAGAAGCTATGCGCATTATCCGCGACAGCGATATCGAGATCACGGACGGTCAGGTCAAAACGACCGAGCTCAAAAATATCGAGAGCCTTATCGGCGGCGAAGTCGGTACGGACGATCCCGTAAAGGTCTTTCTTAAAGATATAGGTAAAATTCCGCTGCTCAACGCAGACGAGGAAACCGAGCTTGCCAAGCGTATGTCCGACGGCGACGAGGACGCCAAAAAACGGCTCACCGAAGCCAACCTCAGGCTCGTCGTTGCCATAGCCAAGCGTTACGTGGGGCGCGGCATGCAGCTTCTCGACCTTATTCAAGAGGGCAACCTCGGTCTTATGAAAGCGGTCGAAAAGTTCGATTATACCAAAGGATTCAGGTTCTCGACGTACGCCACGTGGTGGATACGTCAGGCGATCACTCGTGCGATAGCCGATCAAGCGCGCACCATCCGTATCCCCGTGCACATGGTGGAAACGATCAACAAGCTTGCGCGCACCAACCGCATACTCGTGCAAAAGCTCGGGCGCGACCCCACTCCGGAGGAGCTTGCCGAGGAAATGGATCTGCCCGTCGAGCGCGTTATGGAAATTCAGCGTATCAGTCAGGACCCCGTTTCGCTCGAAATGCCCGTCGGCGAGGAAGAAGACAGCCATCTTGGCGACTTCTTGGAGGACGAAAAGTCCAAAGCACCGCAGGACTTTGCGGAAGCGGGAATGCTGCGCGAGCAGCTCGCCGCGGTGCTTAACACGCTTACGCCGCGCGAGGAAATGGTCATCCGTTTAAGGTACGGGCTCGACGACGCGCATCCGCGCACGCTCGAAGACGTAGGTAAGGAGTTCGGCGTTACCCGCGAGCGTATCCGTCAGATCGAAGCGAAAGCGCTCAGAAAGCTTCGTCACCCCAACCGGTCGAAGCGGCTCAAAGAGTTTACCGATAGGTAA
- a CDS encoding SAM-dependent methyltransferase: MNGRLDEIKKQILPAAVIADVGCDHALIAKYCADNGLAQTVIASDISDACLNKARALLADTENVRFVCCDGIKYDCDEAVIAGMGGLLISKILTAASALPSTVVTCPHRDADCVRKTLTSLGYGIDCDEDVEDNGKFYSVIRGRLDKTLGVRELDELQTLFGVNVSRRNEITVKRLKKLYKTYAVAPDRNAERLSKIVAALSLQGEQI, from the coding sequence ATGAACGGTCGGCTCGACGAGATAAAAAAGCAAATACTGCCCGCCGCCGTGATTGCCGACGTAGGCTGCGACCACGCGCTTATTGCCAAATACTGCGCGGACAATGGACTTGCGCAAACGGTTATCGCTTCGGATATAAGCGACGCGTGCTTAAACAAGGCGCGGGCATTGCTTGCTGATACAGAGAACGTTAGATTCGTTTGCTGCGACGGAATTAAATACGATTGCGACGAGGCGGTCATCGCAGGCATGGGCGGACTGCTCATATCAAAAATTTTGACCGCAGCGTCTGCGCTTCCGTCAACGGTCGTCACTTGCCCGCATCGCGACGCGGACTGCGTTCGAAAAACGCTCACGTCACTCGGTTACGGCATTGACTGCGACGAGGACGTAGAGGACAACGGCAAGTTTTATTCGGTCATTCGCGGTCGGCTCGATAAAACGCTCGGTGTGCGCGAGCTCGACGAACTTCAAACACTATTCGGCGTAAACGTATCGCGCCGCAACGAAATCACTGTAAAACGCCTTAAAAAATTATATAAAACTTATGCGGTAGCGCCCGATAGGAACGCCGAAAGGCTGAGTAAAATCGTCGCCGCACTATCGCTTCAAGGCGAACAAATATAA
- a CDS encoding UTP--glucose-1-phosphate uridylyltransferase, whose translation MKKSERITVKTIHKAIIPCGGLGTRFLPATKAIPKEILPIIDTPVLSYIVDELASSGIDQILIILGPGKEAIKQYFTDNARLEKALKNKPELFETIRHIGKRAEIRFGLQKEPRGSGDAVMCAREFTGNDPFVMSNGDDLIVAETPVAKQLVDAYSSVPAAIVGVQKVLESETYKYGIMRPTHIEDKAIWCDGLVEKPKSNPPSLYAAFGRYVLTPEIYERIEQVKEVNGEIGLTDALCEMMKDHKAYAYDFAGRRYDMGDKFGALTATVDFAMSRPDMKDKFTAYLRSVLENDY comes from the coding sequence ATAAAAAAATCGGAGAGAATAACCGTGAAAACGATACACAAGGCTATAATCCCGTGCGGTGGGCTCGGCACTAGATTTTTGCCGGCAACAAAGGCTATACCCAAGGAAATTTTGCCCATAATCGATACGCCCGTGCTGTCGTATATCGTAGACGAGCTGGCAAGCAGCGGTATAGACCAAATTCTTATAATTTTAGGTCCCGGCAAGGAAGCTATCAAGCAATATTTTACGGACAACGCACGGCTCGAAAAAGCGCTTAAAAACAAGCCCGAGCTGTTCGAAACCATAAGGCATATTGGCAAGCGCGCCGAAATACGGTTCGGCTTGCAAAAAGAACCGCGCGGAAGCGGCGACGCCGTTATGTGCGCGCGGGAGTTCACTGGGAACGATCCGTTCGTTATGAGTAACGGCGACGATTTGATCGTTGCCGAAACGCCCGTAGCCAAACAGCTTGTCGACGCGTATTCTTCCGTCCCGGCTGCTATCGTCGGAGTGCAAAAGGTGCTCGAAAGCGAAACTTATAAGTACGGAATTATGCGCCCCACTCATATTGAGGATAAGGCGATATGGTGTGACGGCTTAGTCGAAAAACCCAAGAGCAATCCTCCGTCTTTGTATGCCGCATTCGGCAGGTACGTACTCACGCCCGAAATATACGAACGTATTGAGCAGGTGAAAGAGGTCAACGGCGAAATCGGCTTGACCGACGCGCTTTGTGAGATGATGAAAGACCATAAGGCTTACGCCTACGACTTTGCGGGGCGGCGGTACGACATGGGCGACAAGTTCGGCGCGCTGACAGCAACCGTAGACTTTGCGATGTCACGCCCTGATATGAAAGATAAGTTTACCGCGTATTTGAGGTCGGTTCTCGAAAATGACTATTAA